One Solanum lycopersicum chromosome 4, SLM_r2.1 DNA window includes the following coding sequences:
- the LOC101254197 gene encoding histone H3.3 — translation MARTKQTARKSTGGKAPRKQLATKAARKSAPTTGGVKKPHRYRPGTVALREIRKYQKSTELLIRKLPFQRLVREIAQDFKTDLRFQSHAVLALQEAAEAYLVGLFEDTNLCAIHAKRVTIMPKDIQLARRIRGERA, via the exons ATGGCTCGTACTAAGCAGACAGCTCGTAAATCAACCGGTGGAAAGGCTCCAAGGAAGCAACTTGCTACAAAG GCTGCAAGGAAGTCAGCCCCTACCACAGGAGGAGTGAAGAAGCCTCATCGTTACCGACCTGGAACTGTTGCTCTCCG TGAAATCCGAAAATATCAAAAGAGCACTGAGCTTCTCATCCGGAAGTTGCCATTCCAAAGGCTTGTCCGCGAAATTGCTCAGGATTTTAAG ACAGATCTGAGGTTTCAAAGTCATGCTGTGCTTGCACTCCAAGAAGCCGCTGAAGCGTATTTAGTCGGTCTCTTTGAGGACACCAACTTGTGTGCCATCCATGCTAAGAGAGTCACCATAATGCCCAAGGATATTCAACTTGCAAGACGTATTCGTGGAGAACGAGCTTAA
- the LOC101248100 gene encoding aldehyde oxidase GLOX1-like, protein MTFRIKVFPFLILIGQLLLLLPRHRNSAYAAASGKWDLLMSNIGISSMHMQLLNNDRVIMYDRTDFGASNISLSNSKCRNNTNDLALKIDCTAHSVEYDVSTNSIRPLMVQTDVWCSSGSATSDGTLVQTGGFNDGEKVVRVLKPCNGNKSTCDWREIENALIQSRWYATNHVLPDGRQIIIGGREAFNYEFYPKTLSTNNIFNLTFLQQTNDPREENNLYPFVFLNVDGNLFIFANNRAILFDYMRDTIVKTYPQIPGSDPRNYPSTGSAVLLPLKNLEAQIIQAEVLVCGGTKNGSFLRAQRGKFLGALNTCGRIRITDPNPQWVMETMPLARIMSDMVILPNGNVLIINGAAAGTAGWELGRSPVLSPVIYHPDNPVNSRFEVQNPSTIPRMYHSTTILLRDGRVLVGGSNPHGLYNFTGVLYPTELSLEAFSPSYLDSDSANLRPQIISPASRRKVKYGGQVNIRFIVPGPINRNLVKVTMVAPGFNTHSFTMNQRILVLSSGNVAQVGTSTYKINSIFPNSSKLAPPGYYMLFVVHQDIPSEGIWIRI, encoded by the coding sequence ATGACTTTTAGAATAAAAGTTTTTCCTTTCTTGATTCTAATTGGTCAGCTACTCCTGCTACTGCCACGTCACCGGAACTCGGCTTACGCCGCCGCCAGTGGCAAGTGGGACCTACTCATGTCTAACATCGGAATTTCCTCCATGCACATGCAACTTCTCAACAACGATAGAGTCATCATGTACGATCGTACTGACTTTGGTGCATCCAATATCTCCTTATCTAACAGTAAATGTCGTAACAACACTAATGACCTCGCGTTGAAAATCGATTGCACTGCTCACTCTGTTGAGTACGATGTGTCCACCAACTCTATACGTCCCCTCATGGTCCAGACCGACGTGTGGTGCTCCTCCGGCTCCGCCACCTCGGACGGTACTTTGGTTCAGACCGGTGGATTCAACGATGGGGAAAAGGTTGTAAGAGTTTTAAAACCATGTAATGGAAATAAAAGTACGTGTGATTGGAGAGAAATTGAAAATGCTTTGATACAAAGTCGATGGTACGCGACCAATCATGTGTTGCCAGATGGCAGACAAATTATAATAGGAGGTCGTGAAGCTTTTAACTATGAGTTTTATCCTAAAACTCTATcgacaaataatatatttaatcttaCGTTTCTTCAACAAACTAATGATCCTAGAGAGGAAAACAATCTTTAcccttttgtttttcttaatgtcgatggaaatttatttattttcgcGAATAATCGAGCTATATTATTCGATTACATGAGGGATACGATAGTGAAAACGTATCCACAGATACCAGGTAGTGATCCGAGAAATTATCCAAGTACAGGTTCTGCGGTTCTTCTTCCTTTAAAGAATTTGGAGGCACAAATAATTCAAGCTGAGGTTTTGGTATGTGGTGGAACAAAAAATGGTTCATTTCTTAGGGCACAAAGAGGTAAATTTTTGGGTGCGTTAAATACTTGTGGACGGATTAGAATTACCGACCCGAATCCACAATGGGTCATGGAGACAATGCCACTAGCTCGAATAATGAGTGATATGGTAATTTTACCTAATGGAAATGTTTTGATCATTAACGGAGCGGCGGCGGGTACGGCTGGATGGGAACTTGGTCGGAGCCCCGTTTTGAGTCCGGTGATTTATCATCCTGATAATCCAGTCAATTCAAGATTTGAGGTACAAAATCCGAGTACTATACCAAGAATGTACCATTCAACAACAATTTTACTTCGAGATGGTAGAGTTTTAGTTGGTGGTAGTAATCCACATGGGCTTTACAACTTCACAGGAGTTCTTTACCCAACTGAGTTGAGTTTAGAGGCATTTTCACCATCGTATTTAGATTCAGACTCTGCAAATTTACGCCCACAAATTATTTCACCCGCTTCGAGACGTAAAGTCAAATACGGTGGACAGGTCAATATTCGATTTATCGTACCTGGCCCGATAAATAGGAATTTGGTCAAAGTAACAATGGTTGCACCAGGATTTAATACACATTCATTTACTATGAATCAAAGAATACTTGTGCTTTCGAGTGGAAACGTAGCACAAGTTGGAACATCAACTTATAAAATCAATTCGATTTTTCCAAATTCAAGTAAATTAGCACCACCTGGTTACTATATGTTATTTGTGGTTCATCAAGATATCCCAAGTGAAGGAATTTGGATCAGGATTTAG
- the BBR/BPC4 gene encoding GAGA-binding transcriptional activator isoform X1 gives MDDSGNRDNGRHKPPQGQWLMQHQPSMKQIMAIMAERDAAIQERNLALSEKKAALAERDMAILQRDSAIAERNNAIMERDNAFATLQYRETSMTAGQIVRGVKHMHHPQQHVHHQPHMGEPTYNPREMHMVEAIPVSQPAPEPAKPRRNKRAKEPKAATGSKKTPKASKKVKRETEDLNQTTYGKSPEWKGAQEMVGASDDLNRQLSVAKPDWKDQDLGLNQVAFDETTMPVPVCSCTGVLRPCYKWGNGGWQSSCCTTNLSMYPLPAVPNKRHARIGGRKMSGSAFTKLLSRLAAEGHDLSNPVDLKNNWAKHGTNRYITIK, from the exons ATGGATGACAGCGGGAATCGCGATAATGGAAGGCATAAACCGCCTCAGGGTCAG TGGTTGATGCAGCATCAGCCATCAATGAAGCAGATAATGGCCATCATGGCAGAAAGAGATGCTGCCATACAAGAGAGGAATCTGGCCCTTTCTGAAAAAAAGGCTGCCTTGGCAGAGCGTGACATGGCTATCCTGCAGCGGGATTCAGCAATAGCAGAACGAAATAATGCCATCATGGAGCGGGATAATGCCTTTGCTACACTTCAGTATCGTGAAACCTCTATGACTGCTGGTCAGATTGTCCGTGGAGTGAAACATATGCACCATCCTCAGCAACATGTACATCACCAGCCACATATGGGAGAACCAACATATAACCCCAGAGAAATGCACATGGTTGAAGCCATACCAGTTTCCCAACCTGCTCCGGAGCCAGCAAAGCCCCGTCGAAACAAAAGAGCCAAGGAGCCAAAGGCAGCAACAGGTTCCAAGAAGACTCCAAAAGCATCAAAGAAAGTAAAAAGGGAAACTGAAGATCTTAACCAAACAACTTATGGCAAGTCTCCAGAGTGGAAGGGTGCACAAGAGATGGTTGGGGCAAGCGATGACCTTAACAGACAGTTATCTGTGGCAAAACCCGACTGGAAGGATCAGGACCTCGGGCTCAATCAAGTTGCTTTCGATGAAACAACCATGCCAGTCCCAGTCTGTTCCTGCACCGGAGTCTTGAGACCTTGCTACAAATGGGGAAATGGAGGTTGGCAATCTTCATGTTGCACAACCAATTTGTCGATGTATCCTCTACCAGCTGTTCCCAACAAACGACATGCTCGAATTGGTGGTAGAAAAATGAGTGGAAGTGCATTCACCAAGCTGCTTAGTCGTCTGGCAGCCGAAGGCCATGATCTATCAAATCCAGTTGATCTTAAGAACAACTGGGCAAAGCATGGGACGAATCGCTACATCACCATCAAGTAA
- the LOC101254482 gene encoding uncharacterized protein, which yields MEGYVWAIAAGFNAALAAISAKFFTSQLIKYGCVILFNVTMWGCYVNSLKALSSLQATVTNFATNFLSSGLAGFLLFREPLPIQWFAGASLIVLGVIVLSKSSIEKKTHTS from the exons ATGGAGGGCTATGTGTGGGCAATAGCCGCTGGGTTCAACGCAGCTCTTGCAGCCATCTCTGCCAAATTCTTCACCTCCCAG CTCATCAAATATGGTTGTGTCATATTATTCAATGTCACAATGTGGGGATGCTATGTCAATAGCCTTAAAGCTCTATCATCTCTACAAGCTACTGTGACTAACTTTGCAACCAACTTTTTATCATCTGGATTGGCTGGATTTTTGCTTTTTCGGGAGCCACTACCAATCCAG TGGTTTGCAGGCGCCTCCCTTATCGTGCTTGGAGTTATTGTTTTGAGCAAGTCAAGCATAGAGAAGAAAACTCATACAAGTTAG